A single window of Bombus pascuorum chromosome 1, iyBomPasc1.1, whole genome shotgun sequence DNA harbors:
- the LOC132906638 gene encoding mitogen-activated protein kinase-binding protein 1 isoform X2, which produces MALIAPRNSSPVVRDKESIPAYDIKLERVLGVTVSSNAALDCDATSELVAYPAGCTVVLFNPRKNTQAHVLNACRKTVTSLALAGDGRFLATGECGHMPNVRVWDISDPYNAVQFAEFSGHKYGINCVAFSPSNKYVVSVGSQHDMIVNVWDWRNNVKVASNKVSSKVKAVCFAENGNYFVTVGNRHVKFWYLEYSRSAKYKEPVPLMGRSAILGEQRNNDFVDVACGRGDMADSTYAITKTGLLCEFNNRRLLDKWVELRTSSANCMAVGDKYIFIGCAEGIVRCFSPSTLQFITTLPRTHYLGVDVAQGLSISHMSQHPTNARYPDAIALAFDERNNKLTCVYNDHSIYVWDVRDIRRVGKSHSFLYHSACIWGVEMYPTGSDSMTSMPAGSFITCSSDDTIRVWNLEKDISPDDTLYKRNIYSNELLKVLYIDPELTYLKDLDLAAAGSSEKSDASYDGRNGVRSIRVSPDGKHLASGDRSGNIRIHDLSSLEELCLIEAHDAEVLCLEYSKFSRYSAEPPRLLASASRDRLIHVFSVDQGYNFLQTLDDHSSSITAVRFFNQSNQSNQIQMVSCGADKSIIFRQLQSTPGGMPQFARGHNAQGKTTLYDMEVDSGQKHVLTACQDRNIRVYNVATGKHSKTFKGSVGEDGSLIKVVLDASGIYVATSCTDKTLCVYDYYSGECMATMLGHSELVTGLRFSPDCRNLVSASGDGCIFVWRVPRDMVVTMQARLAQQAMRAGKRPSQVNGTGIDIQLDNETFGSPPPEFLDPNANPASQNVGVDYRFSVGQLPLWAKKQINTTNADESAVLGSNVRPLGVDLPKGRWAQRVQQGDGITVKSVYDSDEVIPFPPPRGAIDSDGGGGGGGSKDSSIDSGTETKCSSDYRRETIVIKREEDETVFQPCPDSYRELADETKQVIGGNVTVTRGSNITELTRQSRSRHHTDDSSLGSFKFEDHESTEHDGDVEDYSEGENGTTGSEKSHHRLMYYPAPEDTVSNQFTVNAMDVEELRRSQRRQKKPRNGESGRTSELTASGSQDDSDSEGGASTPSAERNPLSMLSEASSEGFDQLAKQSHREKFLKNAFESLSGAEEPTNRSVKTTSISSQFHGRLSGNGDNGGNNKIRNAAVVNATKQARGDSDVVKKREELQRRIEETRRKLQSVGYKSSLKTSQSISDLSSHIPEKHHRSNRLSTGNKSGQQSQYSKPINPCKPIPNPKPPLKPQQLVNKISVVGNAPLKLDIPNDNCLSKSPTTSCVNDKTKPSLSRPLTLTLKKTEKYKLSLNKPNQSLPESPVCEELKLLKEQCKKNVSRFARFAQKRRSCSYFIGLDDNEEDMENIAKSFESLPAMNERNIENLNDPMDDGDEGNGNFSDDSLEGDFKNPPRRCVSDYQINMHIDHQQGTQRNYSTYQTFSKRILTGSQESILSDASVESFSKGSAEILDYSHYDNDRHSSASFFLSRRKMQAGRSHESILTDESDYQMFPLHENMDHRSTESVLTDDSDSLVKSAPLEMLFDSHYKRKRQNSETYSGNPNNAVIPSSNTENSANDPTSCRAVFRSKSLQDTRISQARNENSYSEDNAQPATCIYYEFNFNDQNDTNVEMRIGTKSDTMSRSNSLKVAKEPQSMLILNDFVAHKPPKPKRNSARTQSMRNRARPAWNKYVDSASQSSCVKPADSDNYPNKSHGEDRAVRNGGEGNSDANESLRGSKRIEQLLQPSNYSLQPSDDKDSKTKFYSLQTRRPDKGIAYDAGGPMDNFAFDPNDSSCQTKSYRARDVDEDQIDSSHAERNRHRCFENQIPTKDTQETYDSLEPPTVVSCDLQATGMQNASNLLTTNERIDNLDASVDLRITRAIEGTVKLLSKEFENLVRREQYLMKEKCLRMSHCQETSENFAKLEAERDGRFCSLRRDIRFHSGGEDSDCADTSAMDKSMMESGSSTSASSCTNSPKRMWPPASRCQSHTKWTKTLPTINQVILPSKHLYAVGSSGGRISSKVFDSEEEGGGMRRACSLSDLSVSPPNRLLHGPIQVSGKVGNKNANASARSGLGSANSGNQSRHSSTKNHSSHMTRSSSVGVLNQSDSESDVGAGNNRGWNNQTGNNRISGLMRPTISSQNKINHQAKSNSSSNSNLPSVLRRRGMQGAYSSVNLSQVGNQEDSSSEDTSSNGNGGKPALPPRPRSISIDHSTTSLSLPGTTVRRSGSTTIITNGRNGNNTMGQSASRMSTTNRNQLDPSPQELPVKDTDRAIDVASAELGTDKTLVSTQLCNTIADELTRTADNVVQLYKRLTIDNEDDPSRASIDRDTMLRGLESSVNETMRTLRLVVSGGEGHEGSANAENVTMNEATAKFQELLAGQDQGKVVNMMQQYSELLLNMMQQRMGGTQSSHT; this is translated from the exons ATCAAGCTAGAACGCGTACTCGGAGTAACCGTATCGAGCAATGCAGCCCTGGATTGCGACGCGACCAGCGAGTTGGTCGCTTATCCTGCCGG CTGTACCGTCGTTTTGTTCAACCCACGAAAGAATACGCAGGCCCACGTGTTGAACGCTTGTCGCAAAACGGTAACTTCTTTGGCCCTCGCCGGCGATGGAAGGTTCCTGGCCACCGGAGAGTGCGGCCACATGCCGAACGTTCGAGTTTGGGACATCTCCGATCCGTACAATGCTGTGCAGTTCGCCGAATTTTCCGGACACAAGTACGGCATCAACTGCGTG GCATTCTCACCGAGCAACAAGTACGTGGTATCCGTGGGCTCTCAACACGATATGATCGTCAACGTCTGGGACTGGAGGAACAATGTTAAAGTGGCGTCGAACAAAGTCTCGAGCAAAGTGAAGGCCGTCTGCTTCGCGGAAAACGGCAATTACTTCGTTACCGTCGGCAACAGACACGTCAAGTTTTGGTATCTCGAATACTCGCGCAGTGCCAAG TATAAGGAACCTGTGCCTTTGATGGGTCGGTCTGCCATATTAGGAGAACAGAGAAACAACGATTTCGTGGACGTAGCCTGCGGCCGAGGGGATATGGCGGATTCGACGTACGCCATCACCAAAACGGGGCTTCTATGCGAATTTAATAACAGGAGGCTGTTGGACAAATGGGTGGAGCTTCGT ACGAGCAGTGCCAATTGCATGGCCGTTGGAGACAAATACATCTTCATCGGCTGCGCGGAGGGAATCGTGAGGTGCTTCAGTCCTAGCACGCTTCAATTCATCACCACGTTACCGAGAACGCATTACCTAGGCGTGGACGTAGCTCAGGGATTGTCCATTAG TCACATGTCTCAGCATCCGACGAACGCGAGGTATCCGGACGCGATCGCGCTGGCGTTCGACGAACGGAACAACAAGTTGACCTGCGTCTACAACGACCACAGCATCTACGTGTGGGACGTACGGGACATCAGGCGGGTCGGCAAGTCCCATTCGTTTCTCTACCACTCGGCGTGTATCTGGGGCGTCGAGATGTATCCCACAGGATCGGATTCCATGACCAGTATGCCTGCTGGCAGTTTCATCACCTGCTCCAGCGACGACACCATCCGCGTGTGGAACCTCGAAAAGGACATCTCCCCGGACGACACGCTCTACAAGCGAAACATCTATAGCAACGAGTTGCTCAAAGTCCTCTACATAGATCCGGAGCTGACTTACTTGAAAGATCTGGATCTGGCCGCTGCCGGGTCGAGCGAAAAGAGCGACGCATCGTACGACGGACGAAACGGAGTCAGATCGATCCGAGTGAGCCCGGACGGGAAACATTTGGCGTCCGGTGATCGATCTGGCAATATTCGAATTCACGATCTCTCCTCGTTGGAGGAACTGTGCTTGATCGAGGCGCACGACGCCGAAGTACTCTGCCTGGAGTATTCTAAATTCTCGCGATACTCGGCGGAGCCTCCGAGGCTGCTCGCCAGTGCCTCCAGGGATAGGCTGATCCACGTGTTCAGCGTCGATCAAGGCTACAACTTTTTGCAAACGCTCGACGATCATAGTTCTTCCATCACTGCCGTTAGATTCTTCAATCAGAGTAATCAGAGCAATCAGATACAAATGGTCTCCTGTGGTGCCGACAAGAGTATTATCTTTAGGCAGCTGCAATCG ACACCGGGAGGTATGCCGCAATTCGCCAGGGGTCACAACGCCCAGGGCAAGACCACTCTGTACGATATGGAGGTGGATTCTGGACAGAAACACGTCTTGACCGCCTGCCAGGACAGAAACATAAGGGTTTACAACGTAGCCACGGGTAAACACAGTAAAACGTTCAAGGGGTCTGTCGGCGAAGACGGATCGCTCATCAAAGTCGTTCTAG ACGCATCGGGAATCTACGTAGCTACCTCGTGTACGGATAAGACGTTGTGCGTGTACGATTACTACAGCGGCGAATGCATGGCCACTATGCTCGGTCACTCGGAGTTGGTGACAGGGCTGCGCTTCAGTCCCGACTGTCGCAACCTCGTGTCCGCTAGCGGAGACGGTTGTATATTCGTGTGGCGAGTTCCACGCGACATGGTCGTCACCATGCAGGCGCGTCTCGCTCAGCAAGCGATGCGAGCTGGAAA GAGGCCGTCACAGGTGAACGGCACTGGGATCGACATACAGTTGGACAACGAAACTTTCGGCTCGCCACCGCCGGAATTCCTCGATCCGAACGCGAACCCAGCGTCGCAGAACGTAGGCGTGGATTACAGATTCAGCGTGGGCCAGCTACCCCTCTGGGCGAAGAAGCAGATAAACACGACGAACGCGGACGAAAGTGCTGTCCTCGGTTCGAACGTGAGACCCCTCGGTGTGGACCTACCGAAGGGCAGATGGGCGCAAAGGGTTCAGCAAGGGGACGGTATAACGGTCAAGTCCGTGTACGACAGCGACGAAGTTATACCGTTTCCTCCGCCTCGTGGCGCTATCGATTCCgatggcggtggcggtggcggtggttCGAAGGATAGTTCGATCGACAGCGGAACCGAGACCAAGTGCAGCAGCGATTATCGCAGGGAAACGATCGTCATCAAAAGG GAAGAGGACGAAACTGTGTTTCAACCTTGTCCAGATAGTTACAGAGAATTAGCAGATGAAACGAAACAG GTGATCGGTGGTAACGTGACAGTAACTAGAGGTAGCAATATCACGGAATTGACACGACAATCAAGGAGTCGTCATCATACCGACGATAGCAGTCTTGGCAGCTTTAAATTTGAG GATCACGAGAGTACCGAGCACGACGGAGACGTGGAAGATTATTCGGAAGGAGAGAATGGTACAACCGGTTCAGAGAAATCTCATCATAGATTGATGTATTATCCTGCACCGGAAGATACGGTGTCGAATCAATTCACCGTAAACGCGATGGACGTCGAAGAACTTCGAAG GTCTCAGAGGAGACAGAAGAAGCCTAGAAACGGAGAGAGCGGTCGAACGAGCGAATTAACCGCTTCTGGTAGTCAGGACGACTCGGACTCCGAGGGCGGCGCTTCGACGCCCAGTGCCGAGCGAAATCCTCTGTCTATGTTGTCGGAAGCTAGTTCAGAGGGATTCGACCAACTAGCCAAGCAGAGTCACCGTGAAAAGTTCCTTAAGAACGCTTTTGAATCTCTCAGCGGTGCCGAAGAGCCTACCAATAGAAGCGTTAAAACGACTAGCATCAGTTCCCAGTTTCACGGAAG ACTCAGCGGTAACGGCGATAACGGCGGCAACAACAAGATTCGCAACGCAGCGGTAGTGAACGCAACGAAGCAAGCGAGAGGTGACTCGGACGTGGTGAAGAAGCGCGAAGAGTTGCAAAGGAGAATAGAGGAAACCAGAAGAAAATTGCAAAGC GTTGGCTATAAATCGTCGTTAAAAACCAGTCAAAGCATATCCGACTTGAGCAGCCATATACCGGAGAAACATCATCGTTCGAATAGATTGAGCACAGGTAACAAATCTGGTCAGCAAAGCCAATACTCGAAACCGATCAATCCCTGTAAACCTATACCGAATCCAAAGCCCCCGTTAAAACCTCAACAACTCGTTAACAAAATATCGGTTGTGGGTAATGCGCCACTTAAGCTAGATATTCCGAACGATAACTGCTTATCCAAAAGTCCGACTACGTCGTGCGTAAATGACAAGACAAAACCGTCTCTTAGTCGACCGTTAACGTTAACCTTAAAGAAAACTGAAAAGTATAAGCTATCGCTGAATAAACCGAATCAATCTTTGCCCGAGTCGCCCGTCTGCGAAGAGCTAAAGCTCTTGAAGGAACAGTGTAAAAAGAACGTTAGCCGATTCGCGAGATTCGCTCAGAAAAGGAGATCGTGTAGTTACTTTATCGGACTCGATGACAACGAGGAAGACATGGAAAATATAGCCAAGTCCTTCGAAAGTTTGCCCGCGATGAACGAGCGCAACATAGAAAACTTGAACGACCCGATGGACGACGGGGACGAAGGGAACGGAAACTTCAGCGACGACTCCCTGGAAGGTGACTTTAAGAATCCACCTCGACGATGCGTCAGCGATTATCAGATAAACATGCATATCGATCATCAACAAGGCACTCAGAGAAACTATTCCACGTATCAGACTTTCTCGAAACGAATTCTAACCGGTTCTCAAGAAAGCATCCTTTCGGACGCCTCGGTCGAGTCTTTCTCGAAAGGAAGCGCCGAAATTTTGGATTATAGCCACTACGACAACGACAGGCATTCGAGCGCGAGCTTCTTCTTGTCCCGTCGAAAGATGCAAGCTGGTCGAAGTCACGAGAGCATTCTCACGGACGAATCCGATTATCAGATGTTCCCGTTGCACGAGAACATGGATCACCGAAGCACCGAGAGCGTGTTGACCGACGACTCGGACTCTTTAGTGAAATCCGCGCCGTTGGAGATGCTGTTCGATTCGCACTATAAACGAAAAAGGCAAAATTCGGAAACGTATAGCGGTAATCCCAACAACGCCGTGATACCATCGAGTAATACCGAAAATTCTGCTAACGATCCAACGTCTTGTCGGGCTGTATTCAGATCGAAATCGCTGCAAGACACGCGAATAAGTCAAGCTAGGAACGAGAATAGCTATTCGGAGGATAACGCGCAGCCGGCAACTTGCATCTACTACGAATTCAATTTCAACGATCAGAACGACACGAACGTGGAAATGAGAATCGGAACTAAATCGGACACGATGTCGCGAAGCAATAGCCTAAAAGTGGCAAAGGAGCCGCAATCGATGTTGATTCTGAACGATTTCGTGGCTCACAAACCACCGAAACCTAAACGCAACTCGGCTCGAACGCAGAGCATGCGGAACAGAGCACGCCCTGCCTGGAACAAGTACGTAGACTCTGCGTCTCAATCTTCCTGCGTCAAGCCCGCCGATTCCGACAACTACCCGAACAAGTCTCACGGGGAGGACCGAGCGGTCAGAAACGGTGGCGAAGGCAATTCCGATGCGAACGAATCTTTGCGCGGTTCCAAGAGGATCGAGCAGCTTTTGCAACCCTCCAACTATTCTTTGCAGCCAAGCGACGATAAAGATTCGAAGACCAAGTTTTACAGCCTGCAGACTCGTCGGCCCGACAAAGGTATCGCGTACGACGCGGGTGGACCGATGGACAACTTTGCCTTCGATCCAAACGATTCCTCTTGTCAAACGAAGAGCTATCGAGCCCGCGACGTGGACGAGGATCAAATAGATTCTTCCCACGCGGAGAGAAATCGACATCGTTGCTTCGAGAATCAGATACCAACGAAAGACACGCAGGAGACCTACGACTCTCTGGAGCCTCCCACAGTTGTCTCCTGCGACTTGCAAGCGACCGGCATGCAAAACGCTTCGAATCTATTGACGACGAACGAACGCATCGACAATTTGGACGCCAGCGTCGATCTCAGGATCACTCGAGCCATCGAAGGGACCGTTAAGTTGCTTTCCAAGGAATTCGAGAACTTGGTGAGAAGGGAACAATACCTTATGAAGGAGAAGTGTCTGCGAATGTCGCATTGTCAGGAAACGAGCGAAAATTTCGCCAAGCTGGAGGCGGAAAGAGACGGCAGATTTTGTTCGTTGAGGCGCGACATAAGATTCCATTCCGGTGGCGAGGATAGCGATTGCGCGGATACGTCTGCGATGGACAAGTCGATGATGGAAAGCGGTTCCTCCACGTCCGCTTCGAGCTGCACGAACTCGCCAAAGCGAATGTGGCCGCCAGCCTCGCGCTGCCAAAGTCACACGAAGTGGACTAAAACGTTGCCCACCATTAATCAAGTCATTCTACCATCCAAGCATCTGTACGCAG TTGGCAGTAGTGGGGGGCGAATCTCGTCAAAAGTTTTTGACAGCGAAGAAGAGGGGGGTGGCATGCGACGTGCCTGCTCGCTGAGTGATCTTTCCGTCAGCCCGCCAAATAGGTTACTGCATGGCCCGATACAAG TTTCAGGAAAAGTAGGTAATAAGAACGCGAACGCTTCGGCGAGAAGTGGACTAGGAAGTGCAAATAGCGGGAATCAGTCGCGGCACAGTTCTACGAAGAACCATTCTTCTCACATGACAAGGAGCAGCAGCGTTGGCGTCCTAAATCAG AGCGACTCGGAATCGGACGTTGGAGCTGGAAACAACAGGGGTTGGAACAATCAGACAGGCAACAACAGAATCAGCGGGTTAATGAGGCCGACGATCAGTTCGCAAAACAAAATCAATCATCAGGCAAAGTCGAACTCCTCTTCTAACAGCAATTTGCCTTCCGTTCTCAGAAGAAGAGGAATGCAGGGAGCATATTCAAGTG TAAATCTAAGTCAAGTGGGTAATCAGGAAGATTCAAGTTCGGAAGATACCTCCTCTAATGGAAACGGTGGAAAACCGGCGCTTCCACCGAGACCTCGAAGTATCAGTATCGACCACTCCACGACGAG CTTAAGTCTACCCGGTACAACGGTAAGAAGGTCGGGATCGACGACGATTATAACTAACGGTCGTAACGGAAATAACACGATGGGACAGAGTGCAAGTCGAATGTCGACAACGAATCGCAATCAATTAGATCCTAGCCCACAGGAACTTCCAGTCAAAGATACCGATCGTGCCATCGATGTAGCCAGTGCCGAAT TAGGCACGGATAAAACATTAG TGTCAACGCAACTGTGCAATACGATCGCAGACGAATTAACACGAACAGCGGACAATGTCGTGCAACTGTACAAACGTTTAACGATAGATAACGAGGATGATCCGTCTCGAGCGAGCATCGACAGGGACACGATGTTGCGCGGCCTCGAATCGTCCGTAAACGAGACGATGCGCACGTTGCGACTGGTGGTTTCAGGTGGCGAGGGCCACGAAGGTTCCGCCAATGCCGAAAACGTTACGATGAACGAAGCCACCGCGAAATTTCAAGAACTGCTTGCTGGCCAAGATCAAGGAAAAGTGGTTAACATGATGCAGCAATACTCCGAGTTGCTACTAAACATGATGCAACAGAGAATGGGAGGGACGCAATCGAGCCATACGTAA